A genome region from Manis pentadactyla isolate mManPen7 chromosome 5, mManPen7.hap1, whole genome shotgun sequence includes the following:
- the ZCCHC3 gene encoding zinc finger CCHC domain-containing protein 3 has translation MATGGGVEEERKRGRPQLLPPTRPAARGEEAEGGREKMGWAQVVKNLAEKKGEFRESRPPRREEESGSSAGSGLGAPAAPGLGDFPPAGRGDPKGRRRDPAGEAADPRKKKGTAEAGRRKKAEAVAAMAAPARPGTAEDAAEQPPQDEKATAATAGPALGPGKGRFLVRICFQGDEGACPTRDFVVGALILRSIGMDPSDIYAVIQIPGSREFDVSFRSAEKLALFLRVYEEKREQEDCWENFVVLGRSKSSLKTLFILFRNETVDVEDIVTWLKRHCDVLAVPVKVTDRFGIWTGEYKCEIELRQGEGGVKHLPGAFFLGAERGYSWYKGQPKTCFKCGSRTHMSGSCTQDRCFRCGEEGHLSPYCRKGIVCNLCGKRGHAFAQCPKAVHNSVAAQLTGVAGH, from the coding sequence ATGGCCACCGGCGGCGGcgtggaggaggagaggaagcGGGGGCGGCCGCAGCTCTTGCCCCCCACGCGCCCTGCGGCCCGGGGCGAGGAGGCCGAGGGCGGCCGCGAGAAGATGGGCTGGGCCCAAGTGGTGAAGAACTTGGCCGAGAAGAAGGGCGAGTTCCGCGAGTCGCGGCCGCCGCGTCGGGAAGAGGAAAGCGGCAGCAGCGCGGGCAGCGGACTCGGCGCCCCAGCGGCTCCGGGCCTCGGCGACTTCCCCCCGGCAGGCCGCGGGGATCCGAAGGGCCGCCGGAGAGACCCAGCAGGCGAGGCGGCAGACCCCCGCAAGAAGAAGGGCACAGCCGAGGCGGGCAGGAGGAAGAAGGCCGAGGCAGTGGCGGCCATGGCGGCCCCGGCCAGGCCTGGCACGGCGGAGGACGCGGCCGAGCAGCCCCCGCAGGACGAAAAAGCGACGGCGGCCACGGCGGGCCCCGCGTTGGGCCCGGGCAAGGGCCGCTTCCTCGTGCGCATCTGCTTCCAGGGAGACGAGGGCGCCTGCCCGACCCGGGACTTCGTTGTGGGCGCCCTCATCCTGCGCTCCATCGGCATGGACCCGAGCGACATCTACGCGGTTATCCAGATCCCCGGCAGCCGCGAGTTCGACGTGAGCTTCCGCTCGGCGGAGAAGCTAGCCCTGTTCCTACGCGTCTACGAAGAGAAGCGCGAGCAGGAGGACTGCTGGGAGAACTTTGTAGTACTGGGGCGGAGCAAGTCCAGCTTGAAGACGCTCTTCATCCTTTTCCGGAACGAGACGGTGGACGTGGAGGACATCGTGACCTGGCTCAAGCGCCACTGCGATGTGCTGGCCGTGCCTGTGAAAGTGACCGACAGGTTTGGGATCTGGACCGGGGAGTACAAATGCGAGATCGAGCTGCGCCAGGGGGAGGGCGGGGTCAAGCACCTGCCGGGGGCCTTCTTCCTTGGGGCCGAGAGGGGCTACAGCTGGTACAAGGGGCAGCCCAAGACGTGCTTTAAATGTGGTTCCCGGACCCACATGAGCGGCAGCTGCACGCAGGACAGGTGCTTCAGGTGCGGGGAGGAGGGGCACCTGAGCCCTTACTGCCGGAAGGGCATCGTGTGCAACCTCTGTGGCAAGCGAGGACACGCCTTTGCCCAGTGTCCCAAAGCAGTTCACAATTCCGTGGCAGCTCAGCTAACCGGCGTGGCCGGGCACTGA
- the C5H20orf96 gene encoding uncharacterized protein C20orf96 homolog isoform X1 gives MAQVFPKPSYSGIRSTVHKFQILDYVTWQRPKAKTNSSTLLPVLQTSHLKKSKMKTLPSIQPGLHSKPTMLMTSQPRNPREPHRRKLDPGNTQAQIRLLKTLLRNRQASLQELCNHQDVLIRLNQELIKTIQDAEDSSVLQVRAMLQQQDVLATIIDILEHSSKDRLQQLNCELQEWEEKEESKLSYLQQQVEQLNAKIEKTQEEVRFLSTYMDHEYPVKSVQIANLLRQLQQIKDNQQDELDDLNKMRKMVLGSLSEQIHKKKKNLLRCLVMKTQYPHQEALLQKTRDSQEMLKCMGKLRDFIKLFQEEIPVLEAEVEQLQVQIQEPREVVFADVLLRRPKCTPDMDVVLSIPVEELLPF, from the exons ATGGCGCAGGTCTTTCCGAA ACCTAGCTACTCTGGGATTCGCTCCACAGTCCACAAATTCCAGATTCTG GATTATGTTACATGGCAACGGCCCAAGGCGAAAACCAACTCATCTACTCTGCTTCCAGTCCTACAAACCAGCCACCtcaagaaaagcaaaatgaagacTTTGCCTAGCATCCAGCCAG GGTTACATTCCAAGCCCACCATGTTGATGACAAGCCAGCCGAGGAATCCACGAGAACCACACAGAAGGAAGTTGGACCCCGGGAACACACAGGCCCAAATCCGCCTATTGAAG ACGTTGCTCAGGAACCGGCAAGCCTCACTCCAGGAGCTCTGCAACCATCAGGACGTCCTCATCAGGCTCAACCAGGAGCTGATCAAGACCATCCAGGACGCAGAGGACAGCTCGGTGCTACAAGTGCGCGCTATGCTGCAGCAGCAGGACGTCCTCGCG ACCATCATCGACATCTTGGAGCACTCGAGCAAGGACAGGCTGCAGCAGTTGAATTGTGAACTTCAGGagtgggaggagaaggaggaatcCAAACTGAGCT ACCTGCAGCAGCAGGTGGAGCAGCTGAATGCCAAAATCGAGAAGACCCAAGAGGAAGTGAGATTTCTGAGCACTTATATGGACCATGAGTATCCTGTCAAGTCGGTCCAGATTGCCAACCTTTTACGCCAGCTGCAGCAGATAAAGGACAACCAGCAG GATGAGTTGGACGACCTTAACAAGATGCGCAAAATGGTCCTGGGGTCTTTGTCTGAACAGatccataagaagaagaaaaaccttCTGAGGTGTCTGGTGATG AAAACCCAGTATCCTCATCAGGAGGCTCTTCTCCAGAAGACCCGGGATAGCCAGGAGATGCTGAAATGCATGGGCAAGTTGAGAGAC TTTATCAAGCTTTTCCAGGAGGAAATACCCGTGTTGGAGGCCGAGGTGGAACAGCTGCAAGTCCAGATCCAGGAACCCCGAGAGGTTGTATTTGCAGATGTTCTGCTTCGGAGACCCAA GTGCACCCCAGACATGGACGTCGTCCTCAGCATCCCTGTGGAAGAGCTGCTACCATTCTAG
- the C5H20orf96 gene encoding uncharacterized protein C20orf96 homolog isoform X2, producing MAQVFPNYSGIRSTVHKFQILDYVTWQRPKAKTNSSTLLPVLQTSHLKKSKMKTLPSIQPGLHSKPTMLMTSQPRNPREPHRRKLDPGNTQAQIRLLKTLLRNRQASLQELCNHQDVLIRLNQELIKTIQDAEDSSVLQVRAMLQQQDVLATIIDILEHSSKDRLQQLNCELQEWEEKEESKLSYLQQQVEQLNAKIEKTQEEVRFLSTYMDHEYPVKSVQIANLLRQLQQIKDNQQDELDDLNKMRKMVLGSLSEQIHKKKKNLLRCLVMKTQYPHQEALLQKTRDSQEMLKCMGKLRDFIKLFQEEIPVLEAEVEQLQVQIQEPREVVFADVLLRRPKCTPDMDVVLSIPVEELLPF from the exons ATGGCGCAGGTCTTTCCGAA CTACTCTGGGATTCGCTCCACAGTCCACAAATTCCAGATTCTG GATTATGTTACATGGCAACGGCCCAAGGCGAAAACCAACTCATCTACTCTGCTTCCAGTCCTACAAACCAGCCACCtcaagaaaagcaaaatgaagacTTTGCCTAGCATCCAGCCAG GGTTACATTCCAAGCCCACCATGTTGATGACAAGCCAGCCGAGGAATCCACGAGAACCACACAGAAGGAAGTTGGACCCCGGGAACACACAGGCCCAAATCCGCCTATTGAAG ACGTTGCTCAGGAACCGGCAAGCCTCACTCCAGGAGCTCTGCAACCATCAGGACGTCCTCATCAGGCTCAACCAGGAGCTGATCAAGACCATCCAGGACGCAGAGGACAGCTCGGTGCTACAAGTGCGCGCTATGCTGCAGCAGCAGGACGTCCTCGCG ACCATCATCGACATCTTGGAGCACTCGAGCAAGGACAGGCTGCAGCAGTTGAATTGTGAACTTCAGGagtgggaggagaaggaggaatcCAAACTGAGCT ACCTGCAGCAGCAGGTGGAGCAGCTGAATGCCAAAATCGAGAAGACCCAAGAGGAAGTGAGATTTCTGAGCACTTATATGGACCATGAGTATCCTGTCAAGTCGGTCCAGATTGCCAACCTTTTACGCCAGCTGCAGCAGATAAAGGACAACCAGCAG GATGAGTTGGACGACCTTAACAAGATGCGCAAAATGGTCCTGGGGTCTTTGTCTGAACAGatccataagaagaagaaaaaccttCTGAGGTGTCTGGTGATG AAAACCCAGTATCCTCATCAGGAGGCTCTTCTCCAGAAGACCCGGGATAGCCAGGAGATGCTGAAATGCATGGGCAAGTTGAGAGAC TTTATCAAGCTTTTCCAGGAGGAAATACCCGTGTTGGAGGCCGAGGTGGAACAGCTGCAAGTCCAGATCCAGGAACCCCGAGAGGTTGTATTTGCAGATGTTCTGCTTCGGAGACCCAA GTGCACCCCAGACATGGACGTCGTCCTCAGCATCCCTGTGGAAGAGCTGCTACCATTCTAG
- the C5H20orf96 gene encoding uncharacterized protein C20orf96 homolog isoform X3 codes for MKTLPSIQPGLHSKPTMLMTSQPRNPREPHRRKLDPGNTQAQIRLLKTLLRNRQASLQELCNHQDVLIRLNQELIKTIQDAEDSSVLQVRAMLQQQDVLATIIDILEHSSKDRLQQLNCELQEWEEKEESKLSYLQQQVEQLNAKIEKTQEEVRFLSTYMDHEYPVKSVQIANLLRQLQQIKDNQQDELDDLNKMRKMVLGSLSEQIHKKKKNLLRCLVMKTQYPHQEALLQKTRDSQEMLKCMGKLRDFIKLFQEEIPVLEAEVEQLQVQIQEPREVVFADVLLRRPKCTPDMDVVLSIPVEELLPF; via the exons atgaagacTTTGCCTAGCATCCAGCCAG GGTTACATTCCAAGCCCACCATGTTGATGACAAGCCAGCCGAGGAATCCACGAGAACCACACAGAAGGAAGTTGGACCCCGGGAACACACAGGCCCAAATCCGCCTATTGAAG ACGTTGCTCAGGAACCGGCAAGCCTCACTCCAGGAGCTCTGCAACCATCAGGACGTCCTCATCAGGCTCAACCAGGAGCTGATCAAGACCATCCAGGACGCAGAGGACAGCTCGGTGCTACAAGTGCGCGCTATGCTGCAGCAGCAGGACGTCCTCGCG ACCATCATCGACATCTTGGAGCACTCGAGCAAGGACAGGCTGCAGCAGTTGAATTGTGAACTTCAGGagtgggaggagaaggaggaatcCAAACTGAGCT ACCTGCAGCAGCAGGTGGAGCAGCTGAATGCCAAAATCGAGAAGACCCAAGAGGAAGTGAGATTTCTGAGCACTTATATGGACCATGAGTATCCTGTCAAGTCGGTCCAGATTGCCAACCTTTTACGCCAGCTGCAGCAGATAAAGGACAACCAGCAG GATGAGTTGGACGACCTTAACAAGATGCGCAAAATGGTCCTGGGGTCTTTGTCTGAACAGatccataagaagaagaaaaaccttCTGAGGTGTCTGGTGATG AAAACCCAGTATCCTCATCAGGAGGCTCTTCTCCAGAAGACCCGGGATAGCCAGGAGATGCTGAAATGCATGGGCAAGTTGAGAGAC TTTATCAAGCTTTTCCAGGAGGAAATACCCGTGTTGGAGGCCGAGGTGGAACAGCTGCAAGTCCAGATCCAGGAACCCCGAGAGGTTGTATTTGCAGATGTTCTGCTTCGGAGACCCAA GTGCACCCCAGACATGGACGTCGTCCTCAGCATCCCTGTGGAAGAGCTGCTACCATTCTAG